From Strix aluco isolate bStrAlu1 chromosome 33, bStrAlu1.hap1, whole genome shotgun sequence:
tgacaacatcattggcccatttaacatggcttcctgcaatgctgtgctatttgccaggtaccactgcatggtttccttctgcattggacagtatatgaattgaggttctcttccacttatttgaataactcgcacacgacctttctttactaaatttgctagtgcctcaattctttgaagtaaagattttgactgttgtaatgctggcgtgatccattctagcacccatgtctcccccgttttctgtttagactgcgtaatagctccgagcaaatgctgtgaacccatccacacaagtatgtccagggggagctcagcgtctctccgacgcacttgtccagaagtaatacggtccataatctgttgtagcactcgcttctggtctgctgataaagacaccacctgtgcagggtcatttccttttaacagtggtcgtaattgctgtaaaagttcgtttgggatgcccactataggttttagccattgtaaatctcctaatagcttctgagcatcgtgcagtgttgagatttcaggattaattgtcaatttttgtggtgttactatttgtttcatcaaagacaatcccaaatatttccatggagctgttttttgtatcttttctggtgcaattaccaatctttgctttgcaagggtgtttacaatttcttttatctgtgtttctgtaaatggttctttctgtgcaaataatatatcatccatatagtgataaattataacattagtccatttttgacgtaatggctgtaaggctgcatctacaaaaatctgacataaagttggactatttctcattccttgtggtaaaactgtccattcaaaccgttgatctggcccttctctatttattgttggtaaagtgaaagcaaatcggcgcatgtccttttcatgaagcggaatcgtaaagaaacaatcttttaagtccacaatcaatataggccattcataaggtaacatagctggattcggcatacctggttgtaaagcccccattggttccatttgtttgtttacttccctaaggtcatgcaaaagtcgatatttgcctgatttcttttttatgacaaatatcggagtattccaaggactagtagataatcttaaatgtccttgctgatattgttcttgtactagcaggtgtgcttgctcaagactttccctttttagtggccactgctttacccatattggatcgtcagatgtccaagttatagggatcgggaaagtccaagcaatggccattagaataaatggtgatcgtttgtcaaaactattcccatttgtgctaacacatctcttccaattaaacagtttacccctggaggtaattgcactacagcaagcaccgctgtgactgtttgtccttcaattgttaattgtaggggcggcgttcgattagctaaagttaaaccacccacgccagtaatggtagtggtatgctcttgtaacggccagccttgtggccaagaagaaggcgacagtacgctggaatctgcgcctgtgtctaacaacccttccacagttattgtgttaccttgaaatgacagatgaacagtctttctgggtctcgtactcagattcagtgttagcagggtcaggcttcctgtagatccgaagcctttgtttccgcgactcttcTCAGTCACTGGttgtattgtttgagtcacttgtggcaggggcaccagctgtgcaatccgttgtccctgtgcaatctttactggtggattcagtgtatatgccataatatagatttcaccttcataatctgcatcgataactcccggtaaaacaaatagtccacattgcgatgccgatgatcttcctaataataaagctcccatggctctcccattaataatgataggtcctcgtacattcgtcgatattgtttgaggattatttgttaacagggtaacatctactgctgctgccaggtccaacccgagacttccccgggtggcgggctgaaggactgcgctgcggctgcaactttcgtcgttgcgcggcggccggcgaacgcgctccgtgtggagtttcccgaccgtctgcagCAAGCCctctcattatgggagttggatcggcaagtttgacaccatacatttctggctgtacaactctttcgtacatgccctggagctccgcatcggtaacaccgcagctgccccttttgaggtgtttgcactttaactgctgttgctgctgaagtctggagaggcgcaagggctgccataacctgactttgagtagcctgagcctgttctttcattccttcccctaatttctttattgcctctacaagaaaagcctgaggtccagtgggtatcgatgacgccttttcaagtgcctcctctacagtccaatgtgcccttaatgtattcaataaactctttgtagcaggattgccattttgtgaaatacattgttttaagagagcaccctgcatgaaATTAGGTACTCTTGCTTTTTCAATTGCATtcaccaacttatctacaaaactgcccaaagtttcttctctcccttgcttaattcccatatacattggaactccgcctggctctttcacttgctctatggcctctctcactaacctcattgcctctctcaccttatccggaccaagcaatgcttgagcttctactctagcataaggtcctaaccccattaattcatccattgtaatcccttgtaatggatctcctgcttgccgctgtatcgctaccgattctaatactctcgcttgccaatgcgcattaaacaacaaccactgactaggagagaaaattaactttgctataccccgacaatctgcaggcaaaagaagttgagtgctccagagataatctaacatttgacgagtcggttcaccagtaacaccataagaactcactgtagagcgcaattgtgataaaagcttccaatctaatgccgtaacagtagcatttattccaccagctgggttcggctgaaactgaactggaaaagccattgctgtcgccatctgagtcatctcctcatcccctttttctaacccctctcgtgccaatgcattccaagcccgacacctttctttagcgatctctatccccagcccatcttctgagccaggagtagaattctcgctttccggcgtcacagtctGGCTGGatgcgtcagggctactcagggcagaaacggggggagcggtagggagaactcgttctgagctttcctgtcccttctcttcggaacgtaaaggtggtaaaacaagctcacgaaacgtaggcggtaatggccacctagtttcctcctccccatatctggtgtttttctcttttgccgcaattgcgctctgtgcagctcttttttccgcctgataccttagcaattcattatgaaccatcctccataactttcccaacttttttgctgtcttatcatcgttcaatgttaattcccataatttatctccaaattttcgccattccgataactcatgaactgtatgtggattaataaaacaaccttgctctaccccataagctaaaagcccctgaagatccttttttacatctattccctcaacccggcgttgtgtcagccaggatgcaaataaatcatatgctgcttgcctgtccatacctgaatttttccgttgcagcctttccaggtctcggcagcacgtatcagcagggctcacctcttatgacaccctgggcgcgggcctttttagtcgcctttcgccgtcctcgctgcttaaggacctgaacaaccttctctggtctttatcctttgtggtgccctatacgtcctttggcacgtatcacgtcgttagcagatcacgtcctttggcacggatcacgtcggggtcaccacttgttgaaagaacgcagagggagcccagccatcatataatgcacaaaggctcaactttattagtactcacacttcttttatatccacaataattagttcatacatattgcaaaaagcaagctccttataggttgctaaggttagatacattggttgctaaggttaaataccaatctctccccttatgatttctgcaaggccttctacatagtcctgcttctgttctttgttcttctttgatacttttcggtattctcccatcacgtcgccgttgtcagcagttcctcggtgctgtgccctttctcacgtagccagttgttagcaaactgctccacacacaacacgtgcgggacaaccagatggtcaggcccagtcagcgggtttaggaaaggcaggtcctgcctgacaaacctgatctccttctacaacagggcgacctgctcactgggtgagggaaaggctgtgggtgttgtctacctcaacttcagtgaggcctttgacaccatttcccacagcattctcctggcgaaactggctgctcgaggcttggatgggcacacgcttcgctgggtaaaaaactggccaatggccgggcccagagagttgtggggaacggagttaaatccggttggcggccggtcacgagtggtgtcccccagggctgggttttggggccactcctgtttaacatctttattgatggtctggatgaggggatcgagtgccccctcagtcagtttgcagatgacacccagttgggtgggagtgttgatctctcgagggtagggaggctctgcagagagacctggccaggctggagcgatgggctgagcccaactggaggagtttcactaaggccaagtGCCgagtgctgcccttgggccacaacaacccccagcagggctacaggctgggggaggagtggctggagagctgccagtcagagaggtacctgggggtgttgattgacagccggctgaacaggagccagcactgtgcccaggtggccaagaaggccaatggcatcctggcttgtatcagcactagcgtggccagcagggacagggaagggatctcacccctgtacttggcactggtgaggccgcacctcgatgaccgggttcagtttggggcccctgactccaaaaaggccattgaatgactcgagcgtgtccagagaagggtaacggagctggtgcagggtctggagcacaggtctgatggggagcggctgagggaactgggggggtttagtgtggagaagaggaggctgaggggagacctcatggccctctccaactccctgaaagaagggtgcagagaggggggaggagtctcttgagccaaggaaccagcgccaggacaagaatggcctcaagctgcgccagggcagggtcagactggctcttaggaaggatttctgtccagaaggggttgttgggcgttggaatgggctgcccagggcaggggggtagtccccatccctggaggggttgaagagtcgggttgacccagcgctgagggatctggtgtagttgggaactgtcagggtgaggttcatggttggactggaggagcttcaagggcttttccaacctagattctgtgattctgaaatcTGGAGGGGATTTTGGGGGGCTTTTACCAAAAttggaggtttttctttttttaaccaaaactgGAGGGTTTTGTGCGATTGGCGGGACTGCCCTCCCACCTCGTTAgcaattttattaataatttttaatgcattaaatgggggggggggcattgcCCCCCTCCTCCCACTTTGGGACCACCCCGGGacttgggggggggcgggggagctCCCGCTCGGGTGTGTGCTCCCCCCGCGGGGAGGTGCGGGCCCGATCCTGCCCCCCCAGGGGCCAAGATGGGGAGAAACCCTCCAATAACTGCTCtccggggggtggggggcgttGGGTCACATGGGGCTCTCCCCTCTCTTTTGGGGTGCCCCCCACCCATGCTAATTAGCACTTCCCTGGTCTGTGGTAATTAGTGATGGACTAGGGGGTATGTGGGTGTACTGGGCTGAGGttactggggaaactgggggcactgggctggGGCCATGCGGGGATACAGGGgtgattcgcggaaacagactctgCAACTCCAATAGAGTTATCCAGCAGGTGTggttactccggccggggtgcaaggggatttctccacaaagcttgcacacccaccacacattttaccagaaacttaccgagtgtggatatacatattcattggatcacataacacaaacatccatgtgcatgagtgaggctgggttagctctagaggctgggggcagcagtttatgttctctttgcacctgcccattgcctcctggggggcatctctgagggtctgttggaggaaggctcgtagtctttctcaccttgttttttccccggagcatgcgcagattctcttggccattctcttgaacaacaagagtgatTTTCATCTGGTTtattcattctatcttatctaagagaaccaatggaacttctaccgtctgTACATGGCTATCTcttcattaccaagacccaactagttagagcacacctgttcctcagggacaaaaccatgatattttgctgaacgctgcagttcttggtagattttcacagtaaactgctttgttttgatggacacagcagtctttggtaaaattccacagaacagtctgggccagcaggattcttagcaatattcaaaaatactgtaagtaatactataacttgctagaagttggtaaataagttgctaagcagttttctataagtaaataagtcttaaaacaagtaatcatttctctgtatcagggGGATGCTGGGGGTTACTGGGGACACTGGGCTGGGTTTATGGGGGATGCTGGGAAGATTTAGAGGAATACTGGTCAAACTGGACACACCTGGGCTGCGGGGGGTACTGAAAGTACTGGGAGGCATGGGGCACACTGGGGGTACGGGGAGCGTCAGTGAAGCTGAACTGGAACGTCAGACCGGgggtactgggagcactgggccgTGTGGTGGCAGGGCCCCTGGgatggggggcactgggagtacTGGGCTGGTGgtactggggagcactgggagccaCCGGAGTGCACTGGGAGCACCGGGTCCTTCCGCCGGGGTGAGGGTTCCGCCACACTTCCCGTCATCCCCTGCGTCGGGCGCCGCCACACTTCCCGTCATCCCCTGCGGCCGGGTGCCGCCACAGGCCGGGCGCCGCCACAGGCCGGGCGCGGTAGTCCCCGCCCGGGGAGGCGGGTTCATCTCCCATATTGACCAATGGGAGCAGTTGTCTCCCGCCTTTCCCCGCTCGGATTGGTGGAGTGCGGGCCAATGGcggcgaggcgggcggcgggcggctgtggcggcagcagcggcgggggATGAGCGCCGAGCGGGAGATCCGCCGTGAGTCCGGGGCCCACACGGGGCCCCCCAGAGACCCCCCGCCTCGGCCCGGGGCTCCCCAGACTGTCCCCCCGCCTCGGAGtcccccagagacccccccggTCCCGGGACCCCTCAGGCGGCTCCTCACActcccccccgccgcgccccggttTCCCTCACGCTGCCCCGGTCCCTCGGTGCTCCCCCCCTGCTCCATTTCCATGTCCCCCCCTTTTCCATGCCCGCCATTTCCATCTCCCCCCTCATTTCCACACATCCCCCCATTTCCATCCCCCCcattccacaccccccccccccatttccgCCCCATGTCATgatcccctcccccccccgccccgcccggccctcTCAACAACCCCCCCTCGGGGTGGGGGAACACACCGTGGGGGAGCTGCAGAGAGACACCCCAacccccctcccaccccgccCCCAGCTGAGGGCCAGGCCCTGGGCACCGGttgcttttggggggggggtccctcgGGGGGTGTTGGGGTACACGCAGGGTGGGGCACggctgtgtgtgtggggggtcACACCAGGCTGaaccccaccgcccccccccccaaccctccccagAGCTGCAGAAGGCGAAGGAGAAGGCGCAGCGTGGCAGGAACCTGGTGGAAGAGGCGGCGGTTTGTAACCGGCTCTGCGAGATTTTGGCCAGTCATGGTGAGTCTTCACGGCCCCCCCACAACCCCCACCCCGCTTTTAACCCCCCCCTCAATTCTAACCCCCCCCAGTTGCTGTCAGGGCGCTATGAGGAGGCTTTGGAGGAGCATCGGCAGGAGCTGCGGTTGCTGGAGGGCGCCGGCGATGACTTGAGCTGCACCGTGGCTCTCCGCAAAATCGGGGAGCGCCTGGCCGAGCTGGAGAGCTACGAGGCAGCGCTGAAAGTGGGGCTCAGAGATTTGAGGGGGGGCACCGAAACGCTTGGTGGAGGCCTCTCagctctctcttttccccctttccagcACCAACGGCAACAGCTGGAGCTGGCCCGGTCCCTTCCCTGGGGGAACTTCAACAGCTCCcggtgttttttttttatccgCAGGAAGCGTGGCACACCGGGAGATAACGGAGATGAGGAGCCGGTTGTACCTCAACTTGGGTTTGGTCTACGATGGCTTGAAGGAACCTGCTAAATGCGACCACTACatcaaaaaaagcatttttctcttggAGTAAGGGCGGGCAGGGTGGGCAGCGAGGGGCTTTTTGGGGCAAATCCGGCAGCAGCGGTGGCTCTGTTTGCGGGCAGGGTCGGCTCTATGAGGCTCTTTACTGCGCTTACTTCAACCTGGGGCACATCCAGCTGCGGGAGGGCAAACACTCCGTGGCTTTGCGTTGCCTGGCCCAGGCACGCGACTGCGCCCGGAATTTGAAAGGGAAGGGGATGAAGAGCGGGTGCTGCGGCAGCATGGCCCAGGTGGGTGCTTACTGGGGGGCTCAGGAGCTTTTTCCCGGCGTTGGGTGCCCCCCGCTCTGTCACCCAGGTCCTGCTGAGTTTGGGGGATTTTGCAGCCGCCAAGCGCTTGCTGAAGCAAGCTTACGTGCTGGGCTCGCGGCAGCCCTGGCAGCGAGACCTCGTCTGCTCGAACCTCTGCTACAGTGAGCCGGTGACGGCGTCCCTGAGGGCAGGACAatgtccccaggggcaggacaATGTCCCCAAGGGGGCTATAGAatgctccagctctgccctgtccccccctcccctaattaaattagattaatttccaCTCTTCACCAGCACTGGACAAAGGTTCAAATTCCTCATTTCTACAAGAATTACAGGGCAAACTACatcaaaaaaatcttaatttcataGTTACACAGTGATGCCTAAGAGACTTgaaaattagagaaaacacaATAATGAAGAACttcattgtttgatttttaatcAAACAGGTTTTTGTAATAATTGCCATGCGATCGCAGTAGGTACACGTAGAAAGCTGGAGATATCACTCTCACAAACCTAGTCAATAATTATACATAGTTTCAAGCTGGGCTGCAAAAAAATTTTACTGCCCGAAGTGGCTTCTCTCTTGTGGAAAACAAATGACATATTATTACTTCCCTTATCAAGTTACAGAATCATTCATCTGAAGTACTACAAAGCACACAAGTAAACTagcagaggggaagaataaaaaggaaaggaagcagaaacaagaCAGTGCATCATATGAATAATGGGATATATTTTTCCCTGTTACTGTACAAACTTCCTTGTACACTCACCGTTACATTGACTGTCAGGGTattactggaatttttttttcctgggatgtCATTCACATGTGAGTCAAGGATCGGGGTGACATCAGCAAGCCCATGTCAGCCTGCGAGCGAACTCAAAGTACTTTTCAATATTGACTATCTCGCCCCTTACTTCTCCCTgtccccaccacacacaccatACACACAGCTGTGCACGTACACAAAGATGTGTTTGTTTCCCCTTTAGGAACATCGTGCCTATGTATAAAAGGTGTTATACCACAGCCAAAGTACATACACGTGAAAAGAACCATGTACTGGCACTTATTACATGAACCAGCTGCCAGTACAACCTATTGCAGTGCTAAGCCAATGCGCAATGATTCAAGGATACCCTTCTGAACTCTGAAAGGCAATTAAGTATGACAAGAAATAAAACTCACCAAGTGAAAATAATAAGGTCCAGAAAAGTCAAAGCTTTGCcttaaatagaataaaataagcAGTAATTGATGGTCACAGTTCTCTGCACACCTAATACAGAGGACGAAATTCCTAGGTTCCACAGAATAATTGCAACCTATTCCTTAAGCCATCACAACCATCTCTCTCTCTAGAGCAGTCATCCCTTGCAACCTTTAAGGTAAATTCATCGATGTGCTTATAACAACTTAACAGCTAATTGTATTTTCCTAAACTTCTTCAGAGTTAGCAGCTAAATAACACAGGGGGTTCATGttgaagaaacaaattcagtGATGGCCTGTATCAAAAGATTagttgggggggggaaaaaccccctTCAGACACGGTGAGAAGGAAAAACCCCCTTCAGACACGGTGAGGAGGCCAGAATAAATAAGACCAAGTGCAACGGAGGTGTTATTTCTAACGGTGGTTCCTCTGAACATCAGCGAAGGGTCCACTGCAGTGCCCACTCTCCCATGGCTCTGTTTTGCTGGTGGTTCATTTCCAGAGAGGTTTCATAAGGCAGGAGTGGGTAAGAAAAGGGACCTACCGAGAGAAAAACTAGCACGGTCCTCAGATCTAAAGGTTCAAGGAGTTTCTGTGACTAAAAATTTATCCTAAGACAGCAAGTTAGAAAACACTGCCAGCAAAACAGTCACTTTATTCTGAAAGGAACTTTTTCTAcaattttttggggggagaaaaacctcaaaaaaagaCTTAGAGCACTTCAACACTTGCATCTATAAACTGTGTAAAGGAAGAGTAAGCTTCACTTATTTTTTGGAACAACAAAAAGAATCCCCAAAAGCCCAAGCCCTTGGTTAGAGGAGCTGCCTTACAGAAGAATTCCTgagtttttcatttctttgtgcagATAGGCACATACCAGCAGCCCTCCCAGAAAGAGATGGGAGGACACACACACGCCTTTCCTTCCTGTCACTGGGCAAAGGTAAGCACCTCAGCTTTAAGTTTCGGGACTCCCATGAGGGCACAGGCAATCTGAACCCCTCTTCACTCCTAACAGTTTCCTCTAGGACATTGCGTAAGCCTGTCCTCCGACCCCAGCTCCCCTCAAACTCTCCCTAGTTTTAAGTTGAGgaaagacaaaagacagactAGTACTTCTCCGTGGAGTCTGCTTCTGCAAACCTTTGCGTTGGCTGGAGATGGCTTCTCTTGTGTAGTGCCCAAAGTCACCTACTCCACCTTTTGAGAAGCCACTTAATGGTTTCAAACACTGACAATCCAACATAACAGCAGCCATGAAGGACATACCTACACAGAAGTGCTCAGAAACATGTTTAAGCAGCATTACAAGATCAGTAATCACAGCATATTTCATGCGCCATTTGGAGATGTATCTTAAATATGTTCTGTCTCAAAGCCAGACAGTTGTGCTGCAGTCTGTGTGTTCAGCAAGCACTCCTGGTAAGTGTCTCCATTACTCTGTCACATCTGGTGGCCGTTAGCACATCTGAAGGCTTGTGGAACAAGGAAAACTACACTCTCTTTacacaaaaattttattttaccacaCTTGAACTAACACCCTGATGGATTAGCACAAAGCTGCACTAAAAGGGGACCAAAAATATGGCGCTGTGTCGCACCGCAGCATCCTTCTACCACTCGGTCAAAGACAAATTGTCTGCAC
This genomic window contains:
- the LOC141917017 gene encoding tonsoku-like protein isoform X3; the protein is MSAEREIRQLQKAKEKAQRGRNLVEEAAVCNRLCEILASHGSVAHREITEMRSRLYLNLGLVYDGLKEPAKCDHYIKKSIFLLE
- the LOC141917017 gene encoding uncharacterized protein LOC141917017 isoform X2, with product MSAEREIRQLQKAKEKAQRGRNLVEEAAVCNRLCEILASHGSVAHREITEMRSRLYLNLGLVYDGLKEPAKCDHYIKKSIFLLEVGSMRLFTALTSTWGTSSCGRANTPWLCVAWPRHATAPGI
- the LOC141917017 gene encoding tonsoku-like protein isoform X1, with protein sequence MRPLHQKKHFSLGGRLYEALYCAYFNLGHIQLREGKHSVALRCLAQARDCARNLKGKGMKSGCCGSMAQVGAYWGAQELFPGVGCPPLCHPGPAEFGGFCSRQALAEASLRAGLAAALAARPRLLEPLLQ